A genomic segment from Dermacentor silvarum isolate Dsil-2018 chromosome 11, BIME_Dsil_1.4, whole genome shotgun sequence encodes:
- the LOC119432373 gene encoding calreticulin-like: MRLLCILLPLVGLISADPTVYFKEEFNDGEAWKDRWVESTKGDNLGKFVLTAGKFYGDEEKSKGLQTSEDARFYGISAKFEPFSNEGKTLVVQFTVKHEQNIDCGGGYVKLFDCSLDQTQMHGESPYLIMFGPDICGPGTKKVHVIFNYKGKNHLINKEIRCKDDVFTHLYTLIVKPDNTYQVKIDNEVVEKGELEKDWSFLPPKKIKDPEAKKPEDWDDRAKIDDPDDKKPEDWDKPEYIPDPDATKPEDWDDDMDGEWEPPQINNPEYKGEWKPKQIDNPAYKGAWVHPEIDNPEYTADPKLYHYPEICKVGFDLWQVKSGTIFDNLLITDDEEYARVHGEETWAALKDAEKKMKDKQEEEEEAKSKKEDDAKEEDEFEDDEDKEDKEETTPAPDDDEDHKHEEL; this comes from the exons ATGCGGCTTCTCTGCATTTTGCTCCCTCTGGTCGGCTTAATATCGGCCGACCCCACCGTATACTTCAAAGAAGAGTTCAACGATGGAG AGGCGTGGAAGGACCGGTGGGTTGAGTCGACGAAAGGCGACAATCTCGGCAAGTTCGTTCTCACCGCGGGCAAGTTTTACGGCGACGAGGAGAAAAGCAAGGGACTGCAGACCTCCGAAGACGCCCGGTTCTACGGCATCTCGGCCAAGTTCGAGCCCTTCTCCAACGAGGGCAAGACGCTGGTGGTGCAGTTCACCGTCAAGCACGAGCAGAACATTGACTGCGGCGGTGGCTACGTGAAGCTGTTCGACTGCAGTCTGGACCAGACGCAGATGCACGGCGAGTCCCCGTACCTGATCATGTTCGGGCCGGACATCTGTGGACCGGGCACCAAGAAGGTGCACGTCATCTTTAACTACAAGGGCAAGAACCACCTCATCAACAAGGAGATCCGCTGCAAGGATGACGTGTTCACCCACCTGTACACGCTGATCGTCAAGCCCGACAACACGTACCAGGTCAAGATCGACAACGAGGTGGTCGAGAAAGGCGAGCTCGAGAAGGACTGGTCCTTCCTGCCCCCCAAGAAGATCAAGGACCCCGAGGCCAAGAAGCCCGAGGACTGGGACGACCGGGCCAAGATCGACGACCCGGACGACAAGAAGCCCGAGGACTGGGACAAGCCCGAGTACATCCCGGACCCCGACGCCACCAAGCCCGAGGACTGGGACGACGACATGGACGGCGAGTGGGAGCCCCCGCAGATCAACAACCCCGAGTACAAGGGCGAGTGGAAGCCCAAGCAGATCGACAACCCGGCCTACAAGGGCGCCTGGGTCCACCCGGAGATCGACAACCCTGAGTACACGGCGGACCCCAAGCTGTACCACTACCCGGAGATCTGCAAGGTGGGCTTCGACCTGTGGCAGGTCAAGTCCGGCACCATCTTCGACAACCTGCTCATCACCGACGACGAGGAGTACGCCCGCGTCCACGGCGAGGAGACCTGGGCCGCGCTCAAGGACGCCGAGAAAAAGATGAAGGACAAgcaggaggaagaggaggaggccAAGAGCAAGAAGGAGGACGACGCCAAGGAAGAGGATGAGTTCGAAGACGACGAGGACAAGGAAGATAAGGAGGAGACCACACCCGCGCCCGACGACGACGAGGACCACAAGCACGAGGAGTTGTGA